In Candidatus Zixiibacteriota bacterium, the following are encoded in one genomic region:
- a CDS encoding NADPH-dependent oxidoreductase: protein MNEILKTMASHKSVRKYKQQAIPDNLLDSILQAARQASTSSNLQAYSIIIVKDSAKKEKLAELCGNQPWVKSCPVFLVICPDLLRLQKVCDRQGCEFQDSYIEMFITATVDAALAAQNILTGAESCGLGGVMIGGIRNNPAEVSELLGLPEKVYPLMGICLGYPDHSPMIKPRFGRDIIVHAEQYDDSNLQTQLDEYDEVIRLTGLYDGPRRKVSSPTGKEIPDDEYSWCEHTARRLASTAPEALRSHMREFLLSKKFGLE, encoded by the coding sequence ATGAATGAAATATTAAAAACTATGGCATCGCACAAATCTGTGCGAAAGTATAAACAGCAGGCTATACCGGACAACCTGCTTGATTCCATTCTTCAAGCCGCCCGTCAAGCGTCAACATCATCAAACCTGCAGGCTTATTCGATTATCATCGTAAAAGACTCCGCCAAAAAAGAAAAGCTGGCGGAACTCTGCGGCAATCAACCCTGGGTTAAAAGCTGTCCGGTGTTTTTGGTTATATGTCCCGACTTGTTAAGACTTCAGAAAGTTTGCGACAGGCAGGGCTGCGAGTTTCAGGACAGCTATATCGAGATGTTTATCACAGCCACTGTCGATGCCGCTTTAGCCGCCCAGAATATCCTTACCGGCGCCGAGTCATGCGGACTTGGCGGCGTGATGATAGGCGGAATACGCAATAACCCGGCAGAGGTATCCGAGCTTCTTGGTTTGCCTGAAAAAGTGTATCCTTTGATGGGGATTTGTCTCGGTTATCCTGACCATAGCCCGATGATTAAGCCGCGGTTTGGCCGGGATATTATTGTTCATGCCGAGCAATATGACGACAGCAATCTGCAAACGCAGCTCGATGAATACGATGAGGTTATTCGCCTGACTGGCCTATATGATGGACCGCGTCGAAAAGTATCATCACCGACCGGCAAAGAGATTCCCGATGATGAATACTCATGGTGCGAACATACCGCCCGAAGGCTGGCTTCGACAGCACCGGAGGCATTGCGGTCTCATATGCGGGAGTTTTTGCTAAGCAAAAAGTTTGGGCTGGAATAG
- a CDS encoding lamin tail domain-containing protein, translating into MLKAKVFVCFVVVFVACQLCLANPIPDKYIGYINVDPPEIGIYSLDEFDISGALIITASDTATVNSEVIVPSNWNMEPLDEPFILNSSNTSGFIINSEGDFISIFPEVNYYIEPVYFGQPGLFPAPIAGHPIELYVFNSPYEPMTQIFHSYSDAFPSWGWHDEIVLNEINTHNTKNNVSNFIELYNKTDSELSLSGWRLVCDAVYDLPNDALIPAHGFYVLEENTFPDLFDMDYHRDNIYLVRYDSLVDQVGWSSDHGEDVAFMRFPDGDAEADTGFMWFFNDFKGYNDATSSTFENGFPTPGAPNRYDCPGFVVINTHADSIGSSEVRISWTNPLWDDDFELSVLVKRTDRFPVNYNDGEVLYLGTDRQFKEMFIPLNTTVYYTLFARKNDGSYSSPTDESRASFRFGSTNIDKMPLPLKISSINCYPNPFNAQTKILFTLANDSYIKLSVYDITGRLVDILSEGRFTTGKHAIVWNASDKPSGVYFYSLQSDEFTQTKRLVLLK; encoded by the coding sequence ATGTTGAAAGCAAAGGTTTTTGTCTGCTTTGTTGTGGTTTTTGTAGCTTGCCAGTTGTGTCTGGCTAATCCGATTCCGGATAAGTATATAGGCTATATAAATGTTGATCCGCCTGAAATAGGCATTTATTCGCTTGATGAATTTGATATTTCCGGCGCATTGATAATCACAGCCAGCGATACGGCAACTGTAAATTCAGAAGTTATTGTTCCATCTAATTGGAATATGGAACCATTAGATGAACCGTTTATTTTAAACTCAAGCAACACCAGCGGATTTATTATTAATTCCGAAGGGGATTTCATTTCCATATTTCCCGAAGTCAATTATTATATCGAGCCGGTTTATTTTGGACAACCTGGTTTATTTCCAGCCCCAATAGCGGGACATCCTATCGAGCTTTATGTGTTTAACTCTCCCTATGAACCGATGACCCAGATATTTCACTCTTACAGCGATGCTTTTCCAAGCTGGGGATGGCATGATGAAATTGTTCTTAATGAAATCAATACCCACAATACTAAGAACAATGTTTCAAACTTCATCGAATTATATAATAAGACAGATTCGGAGTTATCTCTTTCGGGCTGGCGGCTTGTTTGCGATGCAGTATATGATTTGCCAAACGATGCCTTAATACCTGCACATGGGTTTTATGTCCTGGAGGAAAATACTTTTCCTGACCTGTTCGATATGGATTATCACAGAGATAATATCTATTTAGTGCGATATGATTCACTTGTTGATCAAGTTGGTTGGTCATCCGACCATGGCGAAGATGTTGCTTTTATGAGATTTCCCGATGGAGACGCTGAAGCCGACACTGGTTTTATGTGGTTTTTCAATGATTTCAAGGGTTATAATGATGCGACATCTTCTACTTTTGAAAATGGTTTCCCGACACCCGGCGCGCCAAACCGCTATGATTGCCCCGGCTTTGTTGTAATCAACACCCACGCTGACTCCATCGGGAGCAGCGAAGTTAGAATTAGCTGGACAAATCCTCTTTGGGATGATGACTTTGAATTGTCGGTGCTTGTAAAAAGAACCGATCGCTTTCCTGTAAACTATAATGACGGCGAAGTTCTTTATTTGGGAACAGACCGGCAATTTAAGGAAATGTTTATCCCGCTAAACACTACGGTCTATTACACCTTATTCGCCCGCAAAAATGATGGCAGTTATTCATCGCCAACCGATGAGTCGAGAGCAAGCTTTCGGTTCGGCAGCACAAATATTGATAAAATGCCATTGCCTTTGAAAATCAGCTCCATTAATTGCTATCCAAATCCGTTTAATGCTCAGACGAAAATATTATTTACGCTTGCTAATGATTCCTATATCAAATTGTCTGTATATGATATCACCGGCCGCTTAGTTGACATTCTATCTGAGGGCAGGTTTACGACCGGCAAACATGCGATAGTCTGGAACGCCTCGGATAAACCATCGGGAGTATATTTTTACAGCTTGCAAAGCGATGAATTTACCCAAACAAAGCGGTTGGTTTTACTGAAATAG
- a CDS encoding GTPase translates to MKAKKIIIMGAAGRDFHNFNCVFRDNKQYDVVAFTATQIPDIDGRKYPAKLAGKLYPKGIPIVAEEELPVLIDQHDVDEVVFAYSDVPYEYVMSMAAVVNACGADFKLMGTNETMIKSKKPVISICAIRTGCGKSQTTRRVCQVLQGLGKKVVAIRHPMPYGDLAKQACQRFAKLSDLKKHKCTIEEIEEYEPHIMSGVVVYAGVDYEMILREAEKEADVIIWDGGNNDMSFYQPDIQITIVDPHRAGHELSYYPGETNLLLADIIVINKIDTASLEDIEEVRESIAMLNPEAVVIDAASPIFVENSSVITGKKVLVIEDGPTLTHGEMAYGAGTVAANKFGAAELIDPRPYTVGSITKTFKKYPDIGILLPAMGYGDKQVKDLERTIARVKADSVVIGTPIDLRRILKIKKPSTRVKYELQEIGLPNFESILGEFFDDSKRKTAKKKAKSRKRK, encoded by the coding sequence ATGAAAGCGAAAAAAATCATCATTATGGGCGCGGCAGGCCGTGATTTCCATAATTTCAATTGCGTATTCCGCGATAACAAACAATACGATGTAGTAGCCTTTACCGCTACCCAGATTCCCGATATCGATGGCAGAAAATATCCGGCTAAACTGGCCGGCAAACTTTATCCCAAAGGTATTCCAATCGTGGCTGAGGAAGAACTTCCGGTTCTTATTGATCAGCATGATGTCGATGAAGTAGTTTTTGCCTATTCCGATGTTCCCTATGAATATGTAATGTCAATGGCGGCAGTTGTGAATGCCTGCGGCGCTGATTTCAAACTGATGGGCACAAATGAAACTATGATTAAATCCAAGAAGCCGGTTATTTCTATTTGCGCGATTCGTACCGGCTGCGGCAAATCTCAAACAACCCGCCGGGTATGTCAGGTCCTTCAGGGGCTCGGCAAGAAAGTAGTCGCTATCCGTCATCCGATGCCCTATGGCGACCTTGCCAAGCAAGCCTGCCAGCGTTTCGCGAAACTGTCCGACCTTAAAAAGCATAAATGCACTATCGAGGAGATAGAGGAATACGAACCTCATATCATGAGCGGCGTTGTGGTTTATGCCGGCGTTGATTATGAAATGATTCTCCGTGAAGCCGAGAAAGAGGCGGATGTTATAATTTGGGATGGCGGCAATAACGATATGTCGTTTTATCAGCCGGATATCCAGATTACAATAGTAGACCCTCACCGCGCCGGACACGAACTCTCATATTATCCGGGCGAAACCAACCTTCTGCTTGCCGATATTATCGTCATCAACAAAATTGATACGGCATCACTTGAGGACATTGAAGAGGTTAGAGAATCTATTGCGATGCTGAATCCGGAAGCAGTAGTTATCGATGCAGCCTCACCGATATTTGTTGAAAATTCCTCGGTGATTACCGGCAAAAAAGTGCTGGTTATTGAGGATGGCCCGACCTTAACACACGGCGAAATGGCATATGGCGCCGGCACGGTTGCCGCCAATAAATTTGGCGCTGCCGAATTGATTGACCCAAGACCGTACACAGTCGGTTCCATAACAAAAACTTTTAAAAAATATCCCGATATTGGCATTCTTCTGCCGGCGATGGGCTATGGCGACAAGCAGGTTAAAGACCTCGAAAGAACAATCGCTAGAGTTAAAGCCGATTCGGTCGTAATTGGCACTCCAATAGACTTGCGCCGCATACTGAAAATAAAGAAGCCTTCCACTCGCGTCAAATATGAACTTCAGGAAATCGGTTTGCCGAATTTTGAATCCATACTGGGTGAATTTTTTGATGATTCCAAAAGGAAAACCGCAAAAAAGAAAGCCAAAAGCAGAAAGCGTAAATAA
- a CDS encoding DUF3857 domain-containing protein, protein MKTFYNSILAAFMISICLALSVSDVWAQKSITGMQDIAELYTIAENRFDLSQEDAVLLFDEQRVNWLPDGRLVNHIHRIIWIQTDYALEHYGDHRIPYDDAHTAFNVETVRTWRDNQWWTTGKTGFVETTPFALEKAYDYSNMREMMLLHNGIELPCILEVAYSIEDKEPFRKGADGLWTFARNEPAVQSWFCYGLPTGQKLKVFTSEGVPAPEKIANQELGLDTYWWKMGTVESKPRPLVNDPAAGVPYIVWSTWDSWPEYGKHLTDCFTKNIAINKPVKKSLDSLLYDARTEAEKADLIVDYINQKTRIINYPEHFWQSFPRDASRVFNTAYGHNLDRAILSAALFKNAGITIHPVYISRGYGNINDGIPSLSRMNNVVLWLTGQYLDAYYNPQSGTVENGSKNIYGRTVWIADNNDIPAVAFDRTDKVSQIDISINLVYNSKKEIFTGKGFLYADNYLSPYHKMEGLSNESKNYLNSVVSGLIKGAKITACNPVKFSRFMTAMGFELELKKPAPDDFERLSFEIGNPSGGIIANLPNDVHLYHQERASEIVLPCLMSQKVEFRLDKKGLDIIHTPADYFLNNGVGSFSVETSQHDDKVIISRSLRLKQSSFTSGDWPKLRQLLLSESSKKNITLLFKAEKDDKKDNQDEKDTASK, encoded by the coding sequence ATGAAGACTTTTTATAATAGCATACTTGCCGCATTTATGATTTCGATTTGTCTGGCATTATCAGTTTCTGATGTTTGGGCGCAAAAATCTATCACGGGGATGCAGGATATTGCCGAGCTTTACACCATTGCCGAAAACAGATTCGATTTATCACAGGAAGACGCGGTTTTATTGTTCGATGAGCAGAGAGTCAACTGGCTTCCGGATGGCCGTTTAGTTAATCACATCCATCGCATAATATGGATACAAACCGATTACGCCTTGGAACATTATGGCGACCATCGTATTCCCTATGATGATGCTCATACAGCATTTAATGTTGAAACGGTTCGCACCTGGCGCGATAATCAATGGTGGACAACGGGCAAAACCGGTTTTGTTGAAACTACTCCTTTTGCTCTTGAGAAAGCCTATGATTATTCAAACATGCGCGAGATGATGCTTTTGCATAACGGCATCGAACTGCCCTGCATACTCGAGGTGGCTTATTCTATTGAGGATAAGGAACCATTCCGCAAGGGAGCTGACGGCTTATGGACATTTGCCCGCAATGAACCGGCAGTGCAGTCATGGTTTTGTTATGGATTGCCAACAGGGCAAAAGCTTAAAGTATTCACATCGGAAGGAGTGCCGGCGCCTGAGAAAATCGCTAATCAGGAGTTGGGTCTTGATACCTATTGGTGGAAAATGGGGACTGTTGAAAGCAAACCTCGTCCTTTGGTAAATGACCCGGCGGCGGGTGTTCCGTATATTGTCTGGTCAACCTGGGATAGCTGGCCTGAGTATGGCAAACACTTGACTGATTGTTTTACAAAAAACATAGCAATCAATAAGCCTGTAAAAAAATCACTTGATTCACTTTTATATGACGCTCGAACGGAAGCAGAAAAAGCTGATTTAATAGTGGATTATATAAACCAGAAAACCAGAATTATTAACTATCCGGAGCATTTCTGGCAGTCTTTCCCGCGTGATGCTTCCCGCGTTTTCAACACTGCCTATGGCCATAATCTTGATAGGGCAATACTATCTGCAGCTCTTTTCAAAAATGCGGGAATCACCATACACCCGGTATATATCAGCAGAGGATATGGCAATATCAATGATGGAATACCTTCATTATCACGGATGAATAATGTCGTTTTATGGTTAACAGGACAATATCTTGATGCTTATTATAACCCTCAAAGCGGAACTGTTGAAAATGGCTCTAAAAACATTTATGGCCGCACCGTATGGATTGCTGATAATAACGATATACCGGCTGTTGCCTTTGACCGAACAGACAAAGTAAGTCAAATTGATATTAGTATAAATTTGGTTTATAACAGCAAGAAAGAGATATTTACCGGCAAAGGTTTTTTATACGCTGATAATTATCTAAGCCCCTATCATAAAATGGAAGGCTTATCCAATGAATCGAAAAACTATCTGAATTCTGTAGTCTCAGGACTTATTAAGGGCGCCAAAATAACGGCTTGCAATCCGGTAAAATTCAGCCGCTTTATGACAGCAATGGGATTCGAATTGGAATTGAAAAAACCGGCGCCGGATGATTTTGAAAGGCTTTCCTTTGAGATAGGCAATCCCTCGGGCGGCATTATTGCTAATTTGCCCAATGATGTTCATTTATACCATCAGGAGCGAGCATCGGAAATTGTTCTTCCATGCTTGATGTCCCAAAAAGTTGAATTTCGGTTGGATAAGAAAGGTTTGGATATAATCCATACACCGGCTGATTACTTTTTAAATAATGGTGTTGGCAGTTTCTCGGTTGAGACATCTCAGCATGATGACAAGGTTATAATAAGCCGGTCGCTTAGATTGAAACAATCCTCATTTACATCCGGCGATTGGCCTAAACTGCGCCAACTTCTTCTATCTGAAAGCTCGAAGAAAAATATTACTCTGCTTTTTAAGGCTGAAAAAGATGACAAGAAAGATAATCAAGATGAAAAGGATACTGCCAGTAAATAA
- a CDS encoding DUF3857 domain-containing transglutaminase family protein codes for MKRAVLIVLILLMTACVEAQIGSPQSLPPGDNPPPTVFDRIKNAGNAADFDSAAYAIVVDSSVNRVNDLGITYTDSYILYKALTDDGCKKLAVQTWHYEPLTNYVEIHEVNIIRGEKSIPVSVDEIIDLPAPQRGIFWGDRNKSLQLPRLLAGDGIEIKTYRKGYSYALLDPKTPEPDDENYIPPMRGQYFDIVLFEATVPIVEKKYILKLPADKRLHSQVYNGPMYTSTSYNADTTTYSWWTKDMPAWEPQQYRPDDTDIITKVVLATVESWEAKSRWFFDVNEPQFEYTDAIKAKVDEIFAKAGVAKGTEEEKAFELVHWVAQNIRYSGQTMGKGEGYTLHSGAMIFEQRSGVCKDIAGMLITMMRAAGLDSYGAMTMAGSRIEEIPADQFNHCVVALKKNDGSFEMYDPTWVPFQKDVWSKYESEQHYLIGNPEGESLNRIRYSPPEESSMRITNTARIFKDCSLEGTLELSGNGTRDSRLRGMLNRGRLADLNNYLAGHLHYVSDRIEIISYEHGDLLDFHKNMWWKIKYRIPEYALLTDNGYEFKSPLVEYANEVQLYYGTIDWPKERRDDLFFYSTRLIDGNETIKLPKGFKVEKPKNSKKIDDTYAYFKGESKMSKDKLITKFTAKINRRQVPSEGYADFCRAMKEAKKFSKTVFRAEKGGKK; via the coding sequence GTGAAAAGAGCCGTTTTAATTGTTTTGATATTATTGATGACAGCATGTGTTGAGGCTCAAATAGGCAGCCCGCAATCACTGCCTCCCGGCGACAACCCGCCGCCGACCGTATTCGACCGGATTAAGAACGCCGGTAATGCCGCCGATTTCGATAGCGCCGCTTACGCTATTGTTGTTGACTCATCAGTCAATAGGGTAAATGACTTAGGAATAACATATACGGATAGCTACATCCTGTATAAAGCGCTTACTGATGACGGCTGTAAAAAGTTGGCTGTTCAAACCTGGCATTATGAGCCGCTAACCAATTATGTTGAAATACATGAGGTCAATATCATCCGAGGTGAAAAGTCAATTCCGGTATCGGTTGACGAAATTATCGATTTGCCAGCTCCGCAGCGCGGGATATTCTGGGGCGATAGGAATAAATCGCTCCAGCTTCCCAGACTTTTGGCAGGTGATGGTATCGAAATTAAAACATACCGCAAAGGTTATTCGTATGCCTTGCTCGATCCCAAAACACCCGAGCCGGATGATGAAAATTATATTCCGCCGATGCGCGGACAGTATTTCGATATTGTGCTTTTCGAGGCAACCGTGCCGATTGTGGAGAAAAAATATATCTTGAAACTGCCTGCCGATAAGCGTCTCCACTCGCAGGTATATAATGGACCAATGTATACCAGCACCAGCTATAATGCAGATACAACGACTTACTCCTGGTGGACAAAGGATATGCCTGCTTGGGAACCTCAGCAGTATCGTCCCGATGATACCGACATTATCACCAAGGTTGTATTGGCCACTGTTGAAAGCTGGGAGGCTAAGAGCCGTTGGTTCTTTGATGTTAACGAGCCGCAATTTGAATATACCGATGCTATTAAAGCTAAAGTCGATGAGATTTTCGCCAAAGCCGGCGTTGCTAAGGGAACGGAGGAGGAAAAGGCATTCGAGTTGGTGCACTGGGTTGCTCAGAATATCCGCTACAGCGGTCAAACAATGGGCAAAGGCGAGGGTTATACCTTGCATTCCGGCGCCATGATATTCGAACAGCGGAGCGGCGTATGTAAAGATATTGCCGGTATGCTAATCACCATGATGAGAGCAGCCGGTTTGGATTCTTATGGCGCTATGACTATGGCCGGCAGCCGCATCGAGGAGATTCCCGCCGACCAGTTCAATCATTGCGTAGTTGCTCTTAAGAAAAACGACGGCAGTTTCGAGATGTATGACCCGACCTGGGTGCCGTTTCAAAAAGATGTCTGGAGCAAGTATGAATCAGAACAGCATTATTTAATAGGCAACCCTGAGGGCGAATCGTTAAACCGAATACGGTACAGCCCTCCCGAGGAATCGTCTATGAGAATAACAAATACAGCCAGGATATTCAAAGACTGCTCTTTGGAGGGCACGCTCGAATTGAGCGGAAACGGCACCAGAGATTCCCGTCTGCGCGGTATGCTTAATCGCGGCCGTCTTGCCGATTTGAACAATTACTTAGCCGGGCATCTTCATTACGTTAGCGATAGGATTGAAATAATCAGCTATGAGCATGGCGATTTGCTCGATTTTCATAAAAATATGTGGTGGAAAATAAAATATAGAATTCCCGAATATGCTCTCTTGACTGATAATGGCTATGAGTTTAAAAGCCCCTTAGTAGAATACGCCAATGAAGTTCAGTTGTATTATGGGACAATCGATTGGCCGAAAGAGCGGCGCGATGATTTATTTTTCTATTCGACCAGGCTTATCGACGGTAATGAAACTATTAAATTACCAAAAGGATTTAAAGTTGAAAAGCCTAAGAACAGCAAGAAAATCGATGATACTTATGCCTATTTCAAAGGTGAAAGCAAGATGTCGAAGGATAAGCTAATTACAAAATTTACCGCAAAAATAAATCGCCGTCAGGTTCCATCAGAAGGCTATGCTGATTTTTGCAGGGCTATGAAGGAAGCTAAAAAGTTTAGCAAGACTGTTTTTCGAGCTGAGAAAGGAGGCAAGAAATGA
- a CDS encoding YXWGXW repeat-containing protein has product MRQKFLALCVLIFLMFFVSGYADMVYIAKKPPQPKAEIITKSPGKEAVWIGGHWKWDSEEFVWVSGHWVKKPQGRWVKGHWKKNKKGYIRIPGHWKKKSTKPVDVKKRKVSHRLAKPAKDKPGHVWVPGHWNKTKHGKIWIKGNWKKK; this is encoded by the coding sequence ATGCGCCAAAAATTCTTAGCCCTATGTGTATTAATTTTTTTAATGTTTTTTGTATCCGGCTATGCTGATATGGTTTATATAGCCAAAAAGCCGCCACAGCCAAAAGCCGAGATAATAACCAAATCGCCCGGCAAGGAGGCTGTCTGGATTGGCGGACACTGGAAATGGGATAGCGAGGAATTTGTCTGGGTATCCGGGCATTGGGTGAAAAAACCGCAAGGGCGCTGGGTTAAAGGGCACTGGAAGAAGAACAAAAAAGGTTATATTCGGATACCCGGTCACTGGAAAAAGAAATCGACCAAACCGGTTGATGTAAAAAAAAGGAAAGTCAGTCATAGGCTTGCAAAACCGGCTAAAGACAAACCGGGGCATGTCTGGGTACCCGGGCATTGGAATAAAACCAAGCATGGCAAGATTTGGATAAAGGGGAATTGGAAAAAGAAATAG
- the cobO gene encoding cob(I)yrinic acid a,c-diamide adenosyltransferase, whose product MAEKQKKTGLIIVYTGDGKGKTTAALGICLRAAGYDMKAAIVQFVKGSWHCGELDGIKKLSPNVEIFTGGKGFVGISDDNLPHEEHVKAAQDTLKFAEELIASGKYDIIILDELNVAVSLRLIDIGDVLTLLDKKPDNMDIVITGRDAHRDLIERADLVTEMKEIKHPFNKGVIAQKGIDY is encoded by the coding sequence ATGGCTGAAAAGCAGAAAAAGACAGGTCTAATCATAGTATATACCGGCGACGGCAAAGGTAAAACAACCGCCGCTTTAGGAATATGCCTCAGGGCTGCCGGCTATGATATGAAAGCGGCTATTGTCCAGTTTGTTAAGGGAAGCTGGCATTGCGGCGAACTTGATGGGATTAAAAAACTTTCGCCCAATGTGGAAATTTTCACTGGAGGTAAGGGCTTTGTTGGCATCTCCGACGATAATCTTCCCCATGAGGAACATGTAAAAGCCGCCCAAGATACGCTTAAGTTTGCAGAAGAGCTGATTGCCAGCGGCAAATATGATATTATAATTCTCGATGAGCTAAATGTGGCGGTTTCGCTTAGGCTTATCGATATCGGGGACGTTCTGACCTTGCTCGATAAAAAACCCGATAATATGGATATAGTGATAACAGGCAGGGATGCTCATCGGGATTTAATAGAGAGAGCCGATTTGGTTACGGAGATGAAGGAAATTAAGCATCCGTTTAATAAGGGTGTCATTGCCCAAAAAGGTATAGATTATTAG
- the trxB gene encoding thioredoxin-disulfide reductase produces the protein MKELDIVIVGAGPGGLTSGMYSARAEYNTISIEKMMPGGQIANTELVEDYPGFESISGRELAKKFKDHAVKFGLQIVFDTVNKIKLDGRYRIVECDNETYRAKVVIFSTGGQPRKLGVAGEAEYTGKGVSYCAICDGAFFKDQVIAVAGGGDAAVEEGIYLTKFGSKVYIIHRRDQLRAQKIIQKHAFDNPKIEFIWDSVVDKVNGGDLVESIDIKNVKTGKVTNLKIGAIFPFIGFTPNSDFFDFEIKKDPNGYIITDENMQTSVEGIFAIGDVRKQLCKQITNAIGDGTTAAVAADKYIEAWND, from the coding sequence ATGAAGGAATTGGACATTGTTATAGTTGGCGCCGGGCCAGGCGGATTAACATCGGGCATGTATTCGGCGAGAGCGGAGTATAATACAATTAGCATCGAGAAGATGATGCCGGGCGGTCAGATTGCCAATACCGAGCTGGTTGAGGATTACCCCGGATTTGAGTCGATTTCCGGCCGTGAACTGGCTAAGAAATTCAAAGACCATGCTGTTAAGTTCGGTTTGCAAATAGTCTTCGATACGGTTAATAAAATTAAGCTTGATGGCCGCTACAGAATTGTTGAGTGCGATAATGAGACATACAGAGCCAAAGTGGTTATTTTTAGTACCGGCGGACAGCCCCGCAAACTTGGCGTGGCGGGCGAGGCGGAATATACCGGCAAAGGCGTATCATACTGCGCAATCTGCGACGGGGCGTTTTTCAAAGATCAGGTGATTGCGGTTGCCGGCGGCGGCGATGCCGCAGTAGAGGAAGGTATCTACCTGACCAAATTCGGCTCCAAGGTGTATATAATCCATCGCCGCGACCAGTTAAGAGCGCAGAAGATTATCCAGAAGCATGCCTTTGATAATCCTAAAATTGAATTTATCTGGGACTCCGTTGTCGATAAAGTAAACGGCGGAGATTTAGTTGAATCTATTGATATCAAGAATGTCAAAACCGGCAAAGTAACAAATCTGAAAATCGGCGCTATTTTCCCTTTCATAGGTTTTACTCCTAATTCCGATTTTTTTGATTTTGAGATAAAGAAAGACCCTAATGGTTATATAATCACCGATGAAAATATGCAGACATCAGTGGAGGGAATTTTCGCGATTGGCGATGTCAGAAAGCAGTTATGCAAACAGATAACCAACGCTATCGGAGATGGCACTACTGCGGCTGTGGCAGCAGATAAATATATCGAAGCTTGGAACGATTGA
- the lipA gene encoding lipoyl synthase, whose translation MNNNNQYKRKPPWLKIKPNFGTVYGEVKSLLEELNLHTVCQEANCPNMGECFSAGTATFIILGDRCTRNCRFCDVKPGKPAPPDADEPNRIADAVRRLKLKFAVITMVTRDDLPDGGAEIFAETIRQIRHLSPDCKVEALISDLGGNADSLDIIIDSAPDVLAHNIETAPELYPAVRPQADYNRSLEVLNHAFRKAENTLIKSGIMVGLGENFEQIESVLSDAVRVGCRIFTVGQYLSPSKKHLPITKYYTPEEFEEIKVIGEKLGIKHVESGPLVRSSYMAHRQAESAY comes from the coding sequence ATGAATAATAATAATCAATACAAACGCAAACCGCCATGGCTGAAAATCAAGCCGAATTTTGGGACGGTTTACGGCGAAGTTAAAAGCCTGTTAGAAGAACTTAACCTTCACACTGTCTGCCAAGAGGCGAACTGTCCTAATATGGGAGAGTGCTTTTCGGCGGGGACTGCGACTTTTATAATCCTTGGCGACAGATGTACCCGCAACTGCCGTTTTTGTGATGTTAAACCGGGAAAACCGGCGCCTCCTGATGCCGATGAACCGAACAGAATAGCCGATGCCGTTAGAAGGCTAAAGCTTAAATTTGCGGTTATAACCATGGTAACCCGCGATGATTTGCCGGATGGCGGCGCGGAGATATTCGCCGAGACTATCAGGCAGATAAGGCATCTTTCGCCTGACTGCAAAGTTGAGGCGCTTATATCGGATTTGGGCGGAAATGCTGATTCGCTTGATATTATTATCGATTCCGCTCCTGATGTTTTGGCTCATAATATTGAAACAGCACCCGAGCTTTATCCGGCTGTAAGGCCTCAGGCTGATTACAACAGGTCTTTGGAGGTTCTAAATCATGCGTTTAGAAAGGCGGAGAATACTCTTATAAAATCGGGAATTATGGTTGGACTGGGGGAAAATTTCGAGCAGATTGAAAGCGTTTTAAGCGATGCGGTTAGAGTTGGCTGCAGGATTTTCACTGTTGGGCAATACTTATCTCCTTCCAAAAAGCATCTGCCTATAACAAAGTATTACACTCCTGAAGAGTTTGAGGAAATCAAAGTTATTGGTGAAAAACTGGGTATTAAACATGTGGAATCGGGACCTTTGGTTAGAAGTTCCTATATGGCTCACCGTCAAGCCGAAAGCGCTTATTAG